A portion of the Emcibacter nanhaiensis genome contains these proteins:
- a CDS encoding amidohydrolase yields the protein MTILKQHNLGLIGGLVLTVLSGSTALAGEAADKIFFNGHIYTVEQEQPWAEAVAITDGRFVAVGTDAEIRKLAGKNTEMVDLEGRMAMPGLNDGHSHPTDGAIANLFSCKFEFTATPEEIAEILQECVRRNPDSDWIVGGRWDSNFFENYDIPSPREWLDQYSGGKAVYFSDDSGHNGWANSKALELVGMTKETPDPKGGTIVRDPATGEPSGVLLEEAQILMESQLPDWSGKQYRAAVIEMARIANGYGITGIKDANAREPILKAYHDVDQAGELNIRVAAAISTPYGHREVPLDYERISRLQKEYASDRVNTWFVKLFDDGVPTVSRTAAMLEPYIHDDHFPENYRGQLHLSEDVMTADVAELEKRGFTVKIHTAGDRSVQTALNAIERAHEISGRSDLRHELAHSEFISAEDLPRYKALNVVADLSPYLWHPSPIVQSIFDAVGEERSRKNLWHIRDLLEAGAPVLAGSDWPAAVPSMDPWIAIEAMITRKDPYGKTPGVLGPDQAITLAQALHIFTVDGARALKLEKVSGSIAPGKSADLIVLNQNLFEIPAEDIAETKVEMVVLAGNTVLNR from the coding sequence ATGACAATACTCAAACAACATAATCTGGGGCTGATCGGCGGCCTGGTGCTGACGGTCCTATCGGGTTCAACCGCCCTGGCGGGCGAGGCGGCCGACAAGATCTTCTTTAACGGTCATATCTATACCGTGGAGCAGGAACAGCCCTGGGCGGAAGCGGTGGCGATTACAGACGGCAGGTTCGTGGCCGTCGGCACAGACGCTGAAATCAGAAAGCTGGCGGGTAAAAACACCGAAATGGTTGACCTGGAAGGCAGGATGGCGATGCCGGGCCTGAATGACGGGCACAGTCATCCCACCGACGGGGCGATTGCCAATCTGTTCAGCTGCAAGTTTGAATTCACTGCCACACCGGAGGAGATCGCCGAAATCCTTCAGGAGTGCGTCAGGCGCAACCCGGACTCCGACTGGATTGTCGGCGGACGCTGGGACAGCAACTTTTTTGAGAATTACGATATTCCGTCCCCGCGTGAATGGCTGGATCAATATTCCGGCGGCAAGGCGGTCTATTTCAGTGACGATTCCGGTCATAATGGCTGGGCCAACAGCAAGGCCCTGGAACTGGTCGGCATGACCAAGGAGACCCCGGACCCCAAGGGCGGCACCATTGTGCGCGATCCTGCCACCGGCGAACCCAGCGGTGTGCTGCTGGAAGAAGCGCAGATTTTGATGGAGAGCCAGCTTCCCGATTGGTCCGGGAAACAATACCGGGCTGCCGTTATAGAAATGGCGCGGATCGCCAACGGCTACGGCATAACCGGGATCAAGGACGCCAACGCCCGCGAGCCGATCCTCAAGGCCTATCATGATGTTGACCAGGCCGGTGAGCTGAATATTCGCGTGGCGGCGGCCATTTCCACGCCCTACGGCCATCGCGAAGTGCCACTGGACTATGAAAGGATTTCCCGGCTGCAGAAGGAATATGCGTCCGACCGTGTGAATACCTGGTTCGTGAAGCTGTTCGACGACGGGGTACCGACCGTTTCACGTACCGCCGCCATGCTGGAACCCTATATCCACGACGATCATTTTCCGGAAAACTACCGCGGCCAGCTGCACCTCAGTGAAGACGTGATGACGGCGGATGTGGCGGAACTGGAAAAGCGGGGCTTCACGGTCAAAATCCACACCGCCGGCGACCGGTCGGTGCAGACAGCGCTCAATGCCATTGAGCGGGCTCATGAAATCAGCGGACGCTCCGACCTCCGGCATGAGCTCGCCCATTCGGAATTTATCTCCGCGGAGGATCTGCCCCGCTACAAGGCGCTGAATGTGGTGGCTGACCTGTCGCCCTATCTCTGGCATCCATCGCCGATCGTGCAGTCGATCTTCGATGCGGTGGGGGAGGAAAGATCCCGCAAGAACCTGTGGCATATCCGCGATCTCCTCGAGGCCGGGGCGCCGGTGCTGGCCGGGTCCGACTGGCCGGCCGCGGTGCCGTCCATGGACCCCTGGATTGCGATCGAGGCCATGATCACCCGCAAGGACCCTTACGGGAAAACCCCGGGGGTTCTGGGACCGGACCAGGCAATTACCCTGGCACAGGCGCTACATATATTTACGGTCGATGGCGCCAGGGCGCTCAAACTTGAAAAGGTGAGCGGCTCGATTGCGCCCGGTAAATCAGCAGATCTGATCGTCCTGAACCAGAATTTGTTTGAGATTCCGGCGGAGGATATTGCTGAAACCAAAGTGGAAATGGTGGTCCTTGCCGGCAACACGGTATTGAACAGGTAG
- a CDS encoding LysR family transcriptional regulator: MHGMNWNDLYIFLTAVRSGSYSAAAKELGIDRTTVGRRVSALEKAIGAELYRYTPAGPEPTKAGNFLLKAASHMEAEMDKMRLEVSQNIVAEATIRIASSASIGVEFLELFEHFQSRHPAVSLEVMGQLDPIEAITQRKADLAIALIDKRPRRTEGLHIGTVHQARYCCKGTNPEKRLLWGHEMEISLPGQWTAANSSEDGAGVRVNNWPQMKQAFLAGMGSAWLWTFLADKIPNLVRIEEPEPRWGSELWLLHRAGFPVSNNISMIIDYLGTELRQMLKSAHRR; this comes from the coding sequence ATGCACGGAATGAACTGGAATGATTTATATATTTTTTTGACGGCTGTCAGGTCCGGCTCCTACTCCGCCGCAGCCAAGGAACTCGGCATTGATCGCACGACAGTCGGACGACGGGTCTCTGCCTTGGAAAAGGCCATTGGCGCGGAGCTTTATCGCTATACGCCCGCCGGTCCGGAACCCACAAAAGCGGGAAATTTTCTGCTTAAGGCCGCAAGTCACATGGAAGCCGAAATGGATAAAATGCGCCTGGAAGTGAGCCAGAATATCGTTGCTGAAGCCACCATTCGCATTGCCAGCAGCGCGTCAATCGGTGTGGAGTTTCTGGAACTGTTCGAGCATTTCCAAAGCCGGCATCCGGCAGTCTCCCTCGAGGTGATGGGACAACTTGACCCGATTGAGGCGATTACCCAGCGCAAGGCCGACCTCGCCATCGCCCTGATTGACAAGCGCCCCCGCAGAACGGAGGGACTGCATATTGGCACCGTCCATCAAGCCCGCTATTGCTGCAAGGGAACAAATCCGGAGAAACGCCTCCTGTGGGGCCATGAAATGGAAATTTCCCTGCCGGGTCAATGGACGGCCGCCAACAGTTCCGAAGATGGGGCCGGCGTCCGGGTAAACAACTGGCCGCAGATGAAACAGGCGTTCCTCGCCGGCATGGGCTCCGCCTGGCTCTGGACTTTCCTGGCCGATAAGATCCCGAACCTGGTTCGGATCGAGGAACCGGAACCCCGCTGGGGCAGTGAGCTCTGGCTGCTCCACCGCGCAGGTTTTCCGGTTAGCAACAACATTTCAATGATTATCGACTATCTCGGCACGGAACTCAGGCAAATGCTCAAAAGCGCTCACAGGCGCTGA
- a CDS encoding Rieske 2Fe-2S domain-containing protein: protein MAKTEDYGLGEYVFPRGWFMIAPAAEATTVPKEVRFFGEDMVLYRGESGTPHLVEAYCPHMGAHLARNTTSYVVHDGEHVQGESIRCPFHGWRFGPDGQCDDIPYAEGFIPKAACIRTYPVVERAGIIWMWHDPEQKEPDFPLPGFGGHWDEPGWVHWKIDHMGDLNSHPIEIVDNMADVAHFIPIHGSSNISYFANEFIDHIVHQYFSAGHRTLVSEEDQDLTLDTWYEGPSILQSEMAGDYPSFIMIAHTPIEDGLTRVWHGLMVKVNDGSKPITEEDRAAALQYQEASRLALAQDVEIWQYKRACTRPMVLKFDGPFARLRKWYGQFYNQRSEAGEVHKKVNGLVATVDKRKKDQVA from the coding sequence ATGGCTAAAACCGAAGACTATGGACTGGGAGAATATGTATTTCCTCGTGGCTGGTTCATGATTGCTCCGGCAGCGGAAGCGACTACCGTCCCGAAGGAAGTGCGCTTCTTTGGCGAGGATATGGTGCTGTATCGCGGCGAGAGTGGGACGCCGCATCTGGTGGAAGCCTATTGCCCCCATATGGGCGCGCATCTGGCGAGGAATACAACTTCCTACGTGGTGCATGACGGCGAACATGTTCAGGGTGAGTCCATCCGCTGTCCGTTTCACGGCTGGCGTTTCGGGCCGGACGGCCAGTGCGATGATATTCCCTATGCGGAAGGATTTATTCCCAAGGCGGCCTGCATCAGGACCTATCCCGTTGTTGAGCGGGCGGGCATTATCTGGATGTGGCATGATCCGGAACAAAAGGAACCTGATTTCCCATTGCCGGGCTTTGGCGGGCACTGGGATGAGCCGGGCTGGGTGCACTGGAAAATTGACCATATGGGGGATCTGAACTCTCATCCCATTGAGATTGTGGATAACATGGCGGATGTGGCCCATTTTATTCCGATCCACGGGTCCAGCAATATCTCCTATTTTGCCAACGAATTTATAGATCACATTGTTCATCAGTATTTCTCTGCCGGTCACCGGACGCTTGTTTCTGAAGAAGATCAGGACCTGACACTGGATACCTGGTATGAAGGCCCGTCAATTCTGCAGTCAGAGATGGCCGGGGACTACCCGTCCTTTATCATGATTGCGCATACTCCCATCGAAGACGGACTGACCAGGGTGTGGCATGGTTTGATGGTGAAGGTGAACGATGGCTCGAAACCAATTACGGAAGAAGATCGGGCAGCAGCACTACAATATCAGGAAGCCAGTCGTCTGGCTTTGGCGCAGGATGTCGAAATCTGGCAGTACAAGCGGGCCTGCACCAGGCCGATGGTGTTGAAGTTTGACGGACCGTTTGCGAGACTGCGGAAATGGTACGGACAGTTCTATAATCAGCGGTCAGAGGCTGGAGAAGTCCACAAAAAGGTCAACGGCCTTGTCGCGACGGTGGACAAACGGAAGAAGGATCAGGTGGCCTGA
- a CDS encoding SDR family oxidoreductase: MSEFAKKTVVITGGTRGIGRGIAAAFLRDGAEVYVCGRSAPDSLPEYHGRPARFVQADVRNEEQVQSVIDHILEETGRLDILVNNAGGSPEVEAASASPRFSESVIRLNLIAPLIFSQKAHASLRASGGSIINIASVSGIRPSPGTAAYGAAKAGLINLTQSLAQEWGPEIRVNCIIAGLMQTEAAGDHYEGRDGIDRIADSLPLKRFGTPRDIASACLFLASSAASYVSGASLEVTGGGEPPVHRVLANQFRTEQDGPE, translated from the coding sequence ATGTCGGAATTCGCGAAAAAAACTGTAGTCATAACCGGCGGTACGCGCGGCATCGGCAGGGGAATTGCCGCCGCTTTCCTGCGCGACGGCGCGGAAGTATATGTCTGCGGCCGGTCAGCCCCGGACAGCCTGCCGGAATATCATGGCCGGCCCGCCCGGTTCGTCCAAGCCGACGTCCGCAACGAGGAACAGGTGCAATCCGTCATCGATCATATTTTGGAGGAAACCGGACGGCTTGATATCCTGGTCAACAATGCCGGCGGTAGTCCGGAAGTAGAGGCGGCCAGCGCCTCACCGCGCTTTTCAGAGTCGGTAATCCGGCTCAATCTGATCGCGCCGCTCATTTTCAGCCAGAAAGCCCATGCCTCCCTGCGCGCCAGTGGCGGCTCCATCATCAATATCGCCAGCGTCTCCGGCATCCGCCCGTCGCCGGGCACCGCCGCCTATGGCGCAGCAAAGGCGGGACTGATCAACCTGACGCAATCACTAGCCCAGGAATGGGGACCTGAAATCAGGGTAAATTGTATCATCGCAGGCCTGATGCAGACCGAGGCCGCGGGAGATCATTACGAAGGCCGGGACGGTATTGACAGAATCGCCGACAGCCTGCCGCTAAAACGCTTCGGAACACCGCGAGACATTGCCTCCGCCTGCCTGTTCCTGGCCTCAAGCGCCGCCTCCTATGTCAGCGGCGCCTCCCTTGAAGTCACCGGCGGCGGGGAACCGCCGGTCCATCGGGTGCTTGCCAATCAGTTCCGTACCGAACAAGACGGACCAGAATGA
- a CDS encoding Lrp/AsnC family transcriptional regulator, with translation MTADHSRITLDGLPGLDELDKKIVMLLREDGRMSVQEMASRSGATPATIRSRMTKMEDAGMLRVVAVTDFAAAGFELLLAIGIVVDSRPARDIANELVQLDDVFSVTLTTGEYDIEILVAARNFSDLSVFLQEKVAAIPGIARLSPGMAMDVLKYQSEWTPEL, from the coding sequence GTGACTGCAGATCATTCTCGAATAACACTGGACGGATTGCCCGGTCTGGATGAACTGGATAAGAAAATCGTCATGCTTCTGCGCGAAGACGGTCGCATGTCGGTCCAGGAAATGGCGAGCCGTAGCGGGGCAACTCCTGCCACCATTCGTTCACGCATGACAAAGATGGAGGATGCGGGAATGCTCCGGGTGGTGGCGGTCACGGATTTTGCCGCTGCCGGCTTTGAGCTCCTGCTGGCCATCGGTATCGTGGTCGACAGCCGGCCGGCCCGGGATATTGCCAACGAGCTTGTCCAGTTGGATGATGTCTTTTCTGTAACCCTGACGACAGGGGAATATGACATCGAAATTCTGGTGGCAGCCCGAAACTTCTCCGATCTTTCGGTCTTTCTTCAGGAAAAAGTGGCGGCGATACCTGGGATTGCCAGGTTATCCCCCGGAATGGCGATGGACGTGCTGAAATATCAATCTGAATGGACTCCCGAATTATGA
- a CDS encoding Lrp/AsnC family transcriptional regulator, which produces MKKREIDDVDRKILEHLSRDARMSNREIASHIGVTEGTVRGRIKQLQKEKIIKITAVMSTPQQASNYIMAYMGIRADLNRLKEVAEQIAEFEFVRFAATMLGRYDILAFVVVSSGNELLDVVNDQVMRVDGVRHVETTLAVQSLKYDYRWGRIVDRED; this is translated from the coding sequence ATGAAAAAGCGCGAAATAGACGACGTGGATCGCAAGATCCTGGAACACCTGTCACGGGACGCCAGAATGAGCAATCGGGAAATCGCCTCCCATATCGGGGTGACCGAAGGAACGGTGCGTGGCCGGATCAAGCAGCTGCAGAAAGAGAAAATCATCAAGATCACCGCGGTCATGAGTACGCCGCAGCAGGCCAGCAACTATATCATGGCCTATATGGGAATCCGGGCGGACCTCAATCGACTCAAAGAGGTGGCTGAACAGATTGCCGAGTTCGAATTTGTGCGCTTTGCCGCCACCATGCTCGGCCGATACGATATTCTTGCCTTTGTGGTGGTGTCTTCCGGGAACGAGCTTCTGGACGTGGTCAACGATCAGGTCATGCGGGTCGACGGTGTTCGCCACGTGGAAACCACATTGGCAGTGCAGTCCCTGAAATATGACTATCGTTGGGGTCGGATCGTCGACCGGGAAGATTGA
- a CDS encoding TonB-dependent receptor, translating to MKYFKNREQAVQLMMSTIIASGVFAGTAIGAKAAEDADGGLVLEEIVVTAQKREQNLQETPISLAAFDRDALEMQSIEDISDVSMHTPNLQIAPSPGGNAGATVAIRGATTVNPAVTWEPAVGIYFDGVFVAKNVGGLFDVAELERIEVLRGPQGALYGKNTTGGAINLITRKPSGELGGFVKGGAGNYGSYEFGASVDLPKIADLVSLNIAYSKREHDGFYTNLAAALPGANPLLRDEFNAFDAEALRVAALFEFSESFSAYYTFDWSQRDNTPAFGQFELGELSPTYEILGPGELKRLDEGALDGTLFDTSKSQGHALHLTWDINDNMTLKSITGYREMQFHDMNDYDGFPITGFHAERDVDHSQTSQEFQLVGNMESLNYVLGLFYFNEKADAINPYDFGFGIPVRNFYGVESNSYAAFGQVDWAIDDRWTFTVGARYTKEDKDAYIRHPDGYYIYADTFEFEGSDTWNNFSPSATISYKLDEDVNFYAKVARGWKAGGFNGEAASAAVAMVPYDEETLTSYEIGMKARWMDGRVQTNIAGFYNKVNDLQLSNFLGAYSQIENAGEASVKGIEFEGIFLVTESLTAFLNYGYMKGDYQDFSVGGVQHKDTAKFPYTPKNKISIGLEHSVDLGFGELRSRVDYSWTDEQYFFHEEASALLTKAESYDLLNARIALLVPLDDKRSVELSVWGKNLTDTEYRLHGIPITSNFYAINYYGDPRTYGFGAKIIF from the coding sequence ATGAAATATTTCAAGAACAGAGAGCAGGCAGTTCAGTTGATGATGTCGACCATCATCGCTTCAGGGGTTTTTGCCGGTACAGCAATCGGGGCAAAGGCGGCGGAGGATGCCGACGGCGGTTTGGTGCTCGAAGAGATTGTTGTGACCGCGCAGAAACGAGAGCAGAATCTTCAGGAAACGCCGATTTCGCTGGCGGCCTTTGACCGGGATGCCCTGGAAATGCAGTCGATCGAGGATATCAGCGATGTAAGCATGCATACCCCGAACCTGCAGATTGCGCCGTCACCGGGCGGGAATGCCGGCGCCACGGTCGCCATTCGCGGTGCAACGACAGTGAACCCAGCTGTGACCTGGGAGCCGGCCGTGGGGATCTATTTCGACGGTGTCTTTGTGGCCAAGAATGTGGGTGGCTTGTTTGATGTGGCCGAACTGGAGCGGATCGAGGTTCTGCGCGGACCGCAGGGTGCCCTGTATGGGAAAAACACCACAGGCGGCGCGATCAACCTGATCACCCGCAAGCCTTCCGGCGAACTGGGTGGGTTTGTCAAGGGAGGTGCCGGCAACTACGGTTCCTATGAATTCGGAGCCTCTGTTGACCTGCCCAAGATTGCTGACCTGGTAAGTCTCAATATTGCCTATAGCAAAAGGGAACATGACGGCTTCTATACAAATCTGGCCGCAGCATTACCCGGTGCAAACCCGCTGTTAAGGGATGAATTTAATGCATTTGACGCGGAAGCGCTTCGTGTCGCCGCTTTGTTTGAGTTTTCTGAAAGTTTCAGTGCCTATTACACTTTCGACTGGTCCCAGCGGGACAATACCCCCGCTTTCGGGCAGTTTGAACTGGGTGAGCTGAGCCCTACCTACGAAATTCTTGGCCCCGGAGAACTGAAGCGTTTGGATGAGGGGGCTCTCGACGGCACATTGTTTGATACCTCCAAATCCCAGGGACATGCCCTGCACCTGACCTGGGATATCAATGATAACATGACTTTGAAATCCATCACCGGTTACCGCGAGATGCAGTTTCATGACATGAACGACTACGACGGCTTTCCTATTACCGGCTTTCATGCGGAACGCGATGTGGATCATTCCCAGACGTCGCAGGAATTCCAGCTGGTGGGGAATATGGAAAGCCTGAACTATGTGTTGGGTCTGTTCTATTTCAATGAAAAGGCGGATGCCATCAATCCCTATGATTTTGGCTTTGGTATTCCGGTCCGAAACTTCTATGGCGTGGAAAGTAATTCCTACGCCGCCTTCGGTCAGGTGGACTGGGCTATTGACGATCGATGGACATTTACTGTGGGTGCCCGCTACACCAAGGAAGACAAGGACGCCTATATCCGGCATCCGGACGGCTATTATATCTATGCCGATACTTTCGAGTTCGAAGGCAGTGATACATGGAACAATTTCTCGCCGTCAGCAACCATCAGCTACAAGCTGGATGAAGATGTGAATTTCTACGCCAAGGTGGCGCGCGGCTGGAAAGCCGGCGGATTTAACGGTGAGGCTGCTTCTGCCGCCGTCGCCATGGTGCCCTATGACGAAGAGACGCTGACATCCTATGAAATCGGTATGAAGGCCCGCTGGATGGATGGCCGGGTGCAGACCAATATTGCCGGTTTCTATAACAAGGTGAATGACCTGCAGCTGTCCAACTTCCTTGGCGCCTATTCCCAGATCGAGAATGCCGGTGAGGCCTCCGTGAAGGGGATCGAGTTCGAAGGTATTTTCCTGGTCACGGAATCCCTGACAGCTTTCCTGAACTATGGTTACATGAAGGGGGATTACCAGGACTTCTCTGTCGGGGGCGTGCAGCATAAGGATACGGCCAAATTCCCCTATACGCCGAAGAATAAAATCTCCATTGGTCTCGAGCATTCTGTTGACCTGGGTTTCGGGGAGTTGCGCAGCCGGGTGGATTACAGCTGGACAGATGAACAATATTTCTTCCATGAGGAAGCATCCGCTTTACTCACCAAGGCTGAGTCCTATGACCTTCTGAATGCGCGTATCGCGCTTCTCGTGCCACTGGACGACAAACGCAGCGTGGAGCTTAGTGTCTGGGGTAAAAACCTGACGGATACGGAATATCGTCTGCATGGTATTCCGATCACGTCCAACTTCTATGCCATCAACTATTATGGCGATCCCCGGACGTACGGTTTCGGTGCCAAGATCATTTTCTAG
- a CDS encoding SDR family NAD(P)-dependent oxidoreductase — MFPQGVAVVIGGSGGAGREICIKLAQAGTDILFTYNSNKRRADELAAELAGTGVRVACDQLDVRNEGSVAAFFSRASEDFGRIHTVVMAAGYNIPQLLIGELTTELWRDVIDQDLNGFFNILHHSLPAMRREGGSYVHISSAGLLKWPEKDVLSVAPKAAIESLIQGVAKEEGKNNIRANSVLLGVIETGIFLRLRDEGVFDQAWTDAVISGLALKHFGKPEDVAEAVLYLASDRASYVTGQTISVAGGYGI; from the coding sequence ATGTTTCCACAGGGAGTAGCGGTCGTCATTGGCGGCAGTGGCGGCGCGGGACGGGAGATCTGTATCAAGCTGGCACAGGCAGGTACTGATATTCTGTTTACCTACAACAGTAATAAACGGCGGGCGGACGAACTGGCCGCGGAGCTCGCCGGGACCGGTGTGCGGGTAGCGTGTGATCAGCTGGATGTGCGTAATGAAGGGTCGGTTGCGGCTTTTTTTAGCAGGGCATCTGAAGACTTTGGGCGCATCCACACCGTGGTGATGGCCGCGGGGTATAACATTCCGCAGCTGTTGATCGGTGAACTGACCACGGAGCTCTGGCGCGATGTGATCGACCAGGATCTCAATGGATTCTTCAATATATTGCATCATTCGCTGCCGGCGATGCGCCGGGAAGGGGGCTCCTATGTGCATATCAGTTCAGCCGGTCTGTTGAAGTGGCCGGAAAAGGATGTCCTGTCCGTGGCGCCCAAAGCGGCGATCGAATCCCTGATCCAGGGGGTGGCCAAGGAAGAAGGAAAAAACAATATTCGCGCCAACAGCGTGCTGCTGGGCGTGATTGAGACCGGTATTTTCTTACGTCTTCGGGATGAGGGGGTATTTGACCAGGCCTGGACCGATGCCGTGATCAGCGGGCTCGCGCTCAAGCATTTCGGCAAGCCGGAGGATGTTGCCGAAGCGGTGCTGTACCTCGCGTCCGATCGGGCGTCCTATGTCACCGGCCAGACCATTTCGGTGGCCGGCGGATATGGGATCTAG
- a CDS encoding 2Fe-2S iron-sulfur cluster-binding protein, with the protein MIKLHVTNRDGSQVTLSAQEGASLMDALRDAAVEGIDAICGGVCSCATCHVHLSPEWFAKLPLTDENEQELLADSEHRTPTSRLSCQIPLTPDLDGLTLTVAEED; encoded by the coding sequence ATGATTAAACTGCATGTCACCAATCGAGACGGAAGCCAGGTCACCCTGTCTGCGCAGGAAGGCGCCAGCCTCATGGACGCCCTGCGCGACGCGGCCGTCGAGGGTATCGACGCCATTTGCGGCGGGGTGTGCAGCTGCGCCACCTGCCATGTCCATCTGTCCCCTGAGTGGTTTGCAAAGCTGCCGCTCACCGATGAGAATGAACAGGAGCTCCTGGCCGATTCAGAACATCGCACCCCGACCAGCCGTCTGTCCTGCCAGATCCCCCTGACCCCCGATCTGGACGGTCTTACTCTGACCGTAGCCGAGGAAGATTAA
- a CDS encoding FadD3 family acyl-CoA ligase yields the protein MNTIPSIVVRAAEIYGTACALEEAGRVLTFADLELQMDRAAAAFLRAGLEPGDRVAIWAPNSGDWIMAALGVMAAGGAIVPLNTRMKGEEAAYILNKSRASFLATVSGFLDIDYPALLEGCDLPHLKEIILLDGKSDVLTVTPWSQFLEAGQGVSAAAVAARRAAVTEEDVSDIIFTSGTTGKPKGVPLSHGQTVTMFDVWCDHVGLREGDRYLIVNPFFHTFGYKAGWLACLLRGATILPQAVFDVPVILERVAREKISVLPGPPTLYQSLLSDPALETADISSLRLAVTGAAVIPVQLIEDIRARLSIATVVTAYGLTEACGLVTMCYPDDPVEKIAGTSGRPVAGVEVRLVDDEGREVAQGDPGEILVRGYTVMKGYFEDEEATASTLTGDGWLRTGDIGIMDEQGYLKITDRKKDMLIIGGFNCYPAEVENIMLGNPDIVQVAVVGKPDQRMGEVPVAFVVSKEKGQTEEEIVRWCRLNMANYKVPREIHFVDSLPLNAAGKVQKFALRERLTDAT from the coding sequence ATGAATACCATACCATCCATTGTTGTCCGGGCTGCGGAAATATATGGAACGGCTTGCGCATTGGAAGAAGCCGGTCGTGTGCTGACCTTTGCCGACCTTGAGCTGCAGATGGATCGCGCCGCGGCGGCTTTTCTCCGCGCGGGTCTTGAGCCCGGTGACCGGGTGGCGATCTGGGCGCCGAACAGCGGTGACTGGATTATGGCGGCCCTGGGGGTGATGGCTGCCGGCGGCGCCATCGTGCCGCTCAATACCCGGATGAAGGGCGAGGAGGCGGCTTATATCCTGAACAAGAGCCGGGCAAGCTTCCTGGCCACCGTGTCCGGTTTTCTGGATATTGATTATCCGGCGTTGTTGGAAGGCTGCGACCTGCCGCACCTGAAAGAGATTATTCTTTTGGACGGGAAAAGCGACGTGTTGACGGTCACCCCGTGGTCTCAATTCCTGGAGGCAGGGCAGGGAGTTTCCGCGGCTGCGGTCGCGGCTCGCCGTGCGGCGGTGACTGAAGAGGATGTCAGTGACATCATCTTCACTTCCGGTACCACCGGTAAGCCCAAGGGGGTGCCGCTGTCCCATGGTCAGACCGTGACCATGTTTGATGTCTGGTGCGATCATGTGGGCTTGCGGGAAGGGGATCGGTATCTGATCGTCAATCCGTTCTTCCATACCTTCGGCTACAAGGCCGGCTGGCTTGCTTGTTTGCTGCGCGGGGCGACCATTTTGCCCCAGGCGGTGTTTGATGTGCCCGTTATTCTCGAGCGGGTGGCCCGGGAAAAAATCTCAGTCCTGCCCGGCCCGCCCACCCTATATCAGTCCTTGTTGTCTGATCCGGCGCTGGAGACGGCGGATATTTCCAGCCTGCGGCTGGCGGTGACCGGCGCGGCGGTGATTCCTGTCCAGTTGATCGAGGATATCCGCGCCCGTCTTAGTATTGCTACGGTGGTGACGGCCTATGGCCTGACCGAGGCCTGCGGACTGGTGACCATGTGCTATCCCGATGATCCGGTGGAGAAAATCGCCGGCACCTCCGGCCGGCCGGTGGCGGGCGTGGAAGTGCGTCTCGTTGACGATGAGGGGCGGGAGGTGGCCCAGGGCGATCCCGGGGAAATTCTTGTCCGGGGCTATACGGTGATGAAGGGCTATTTCGAGGATGAGGAGGCCACCGCGAGTACCCTGACCGGTGACGGCTGGCTCAGGACCGGCGATATTGGAATTATGGACGAGCAAGGTTATCTGAAAATCACCGACCGAAAAAAAGACATGCTGATTATTGGCGGCTTCAACTGCTATCCGGCCGAGGTGGAGAACATCATGTTGGGGAATCCGGATATTGTCCAGGTGGCGGTGGTCGGCAAGCCGGATCAGCGCATGGGAGAGGTGCCGGTTGCTTTTGTCGTATCGAAGGAAAAAGGCCAGACAGAAGAGGAAATTGTGCGCTGGTGCCGTCTCAATATGGCCAACTACAAGGTGCCGCGGGAGATTCATTTTGTTGACTCCCTGCCTCTTAATGCAGCGGGTAAAGTGCAGAAATTTGCCCTTCGGGAAAGGCTGACTGATGCAACTTGA